The Sphaerochaeta globosa str. Buddy region ACTATGAAACAGCACCTGCTTGATCTTGGGTTTATTGCCGGACAAACCGTACAGGTTGTTGGAAACAGCAGCCAGGGCATAATTCTTTCTGTGAAAGGAGTGCGGCTAGCACTCAACCGTGGTCTGGCTCACCGTATCAACGTTGCATAATACCGTTCGAAAGA contains the following coding sequences:
- a CDS encoding FeoA family protein, yielding MPLSFTQIGETCTVLSLQGDDTMKQHLLDLGFIAGQTVQVVGNSSQGIILSVKGVRLALNRGLAHRINVA